TTCATCATAGTGAACGAGGTGTTTGTGGGGGCCGGTCTCATGGGTATCAACATAGTCCTGGGGCATCAGTCCGAGAGCGCCATTGCCGCCGTGGCCGTGTTCAGGGTGCTGGAGGGCTTTGTCATAGCCTTTTTCTCCGGGGTCTCCAACGCGGCCTCCGTGCTGGTGGGCAAATGCATAGGGGCGGGGGACCACGTGAACGCTTACAGAAGAGCGGTGCGCATGGTGCCTCTGTGCGCTGCCATGGTCCTCACTGCCCTCCTGATACTTATAGCCGTGCACAAGCCCCTGCTCCACGCCATGAGCCTGTCGGGAGAGGCCTACCGCATAGGCTGCGGCATGCTGTATATATACGCCGTGGCATCCCTTCTCAAGATGTGCAACTGGACCCAGAACGACACCTTCCGCAGCGCCGGGGAAACGGTGTACGGCACCACCATAGAGATACTCCTGATGTGGCTCCTGGAGCTGCCGGGAGTGTATCTGGCGGGCATGGTGTTCAAGCTGCCGGTCTTGTGGGTGTTTTTCTTCGTCTATTCCGGCGAGCCCATATGGTTCTGGCTTATGCAGAAGAGGCTCTATTCCGGCAGGTGGATCAAGCCGGTCACTCCTCAGGGCCGGCGGGCCATCAAAGCCTTCCGCCGGGCCCTTATCCACAAAGAGCTCTAATCCAGCTCCTCCGCCCCCGTGTAGAGCTGATAGTAGCGGCCCCTGAGGGCCAGGAGCTCCTCGTGGGTGCCCCTTTCTATGATCTCCCCGTGCTCCAGCACCATGATGGCGTCGGCGTTGCGCACCGTGGAGAGCCTGTGGGCTATCACAAAGGTGGTGCGGTCCTTCATCAGGCTGTCCATGCCCCTTTCTATATGCTTTTCCGTGCGGGTGTCCACGCTGGAGGTGGCTTCGTCCAGCACCAGCACCGGCGCCTTGGACAGGGCCGCCCGGGCTATGTTGAGCAGCTGTCTCTGGCCCTGGGACAGATTGACTCCGTCTCCCTCCAGCACAGTGTTGTAGCCCTCCGCAAGCCGTGTGATAAAGGAATGGGCGCTGGCCGACCTGGCAGCCTCTATGACCTCTTCGTCCGTGGCGTCCTGCCTGCCGTAGCGTATGTTTTCCATGACCGTCCCCGTGAAGAGATGGGTGTCCTGGAGCACCATGGCTATGTTTTTGCGCAGGAAGGCCCTGTCTATGCGGCGTATGTCGATGCCGTCCAGGGTGATGGAGCCCTGATGCACGTCGTAAAACCTGTTGAGCAGGTTGGTGACGGTGGTTTTCCCGGCGCCGGTGGAGCCCACGAAGGCTATTTTCTGCCCGGGCAGGGCCGTGAGGGATATGTTCTTCAGCACCAAACGGTCTTCCGTATAGCCGAAGCTCACCCGGTCCAGCTCCACGCTGCCCCTGATCTCCTGCTGCAGAGCCTCGCCCCGGCTGTCGGCGTCTTCGGGAGGCTCGTCCATGACGGCAAAGACCCTCTCGGCGCCGGCCAGGGCGGCGAATATGGTGGGCATCTGCTGGGTGATCATGTTGATGGGCATGGAAAAGGTGCGGGAATACTGGGCAAACACGGTGAGGGCCCCGGGGGTCAGAGCCCCGGCTATCATCATGAGGCCTCCCGCTCCCACGGTGACTCCGTAGCATATCTGCGAGGCGTTGCCCATGATGGGCCCCATGACGCCTCCCCAGAACTGGGCGTAGAACTGCTTGCCCTTCAGGTCGCTGTTCAGGAGGGCAAACTCATCCTTGCAGATGTCTTCGTGGCCGAAGACCTTGATCTCCTTTTGCCCCGTGATGGTCTCCTCTATATAGCCGTTCACCGAGCCCAGAGCGTCCTGCTGGTCCTTGTAATACCTGTGGGACTTTTGGCCTATGGCGCTGCCGCCGATGGCGTAGATGGGCAAAAACAGTATGGTCACCAGAGTGAGCACCCAGTTGGTGGTGAGCATGAACAAAAAGGTGCCCACCAGAGTGATGGACCCGGAGACTATGTTGATGAGGGCGCCGTTGAGCATCACGTCTATGTTGTCCACGTCGTTGGTAAAGCGGCTCATGAGCTCGCCGGTGGAATTGGTGTCATAATACCTGACGCCCAGGGTCTGCAGCTTGTTGAACAGGTCGCCTCTGATCTTTTCCACCGTGTCCTGAGTGACCTGCAGCATGAGCCTGTTCTGGAGATAGGTGCACAGGACTCCGATGAGATAGATGGCCAGCATCACTGCCAGAGCGGCGATGACGTAGGTGAGCACGTCGTGAAAACGGCCCTCCGGCGCCAGGCTCCCGAAGCAGTCCAGCTCCGCCAGACGGCTGATGCACCAGTCTATCCTCCTGCCCATGGCCGAGGCGGAGGGCTTGCCTGCGATCTTGTCCACTATGGGCGCCAGCAGATAGCCCCCCACCAGACCCGTCAGGGTGGTGGTCAGCATGAAAACGAACACCAGAAACAGCCTGAAAAAGCTGCCCTTCAGATAGCCGAGTATCCTGAGAAGGGACCTGTGGGTGTTCTTGGGCTTGCCCCCGCCCAGAATGGGGCCGGGGCCGTGACGGCGGGGCCCGCCGGGCTGTCTGCCGGGGCCCTTGCTCTTCCAGGAATAACGCTTTTGCAGCTCTTCAAGATTGCGCACGGCCATATCAGGACACCTCCGCAGCAGTCTGGGAATAGTATATTTCCTGATATTCCCGATTGGACCTGAGGAGCTCTTCGTGGCTGCCGGCGCCGGTGATCCTGCCTTCGTCCATGACCACTATCAGGTCGGCGTCCATCACCGAGCTGATGCGCTGAGCGATGATGATGGTGGTGGTGCCCGCCAGCTTGTCCGCAAAGGCTTTGCGTATGGCGGCCTCGGTGGCGGTGTCCACCGCCGAGGTGGAGTCGTCGAGTATCAGCACTTTGGGCTTTCTCAGCAGGGCTCTGGCGATACACAGCCTCTGCTTTTGGCCGCCGGACACGTTGGAGCCTCCCTGCTCGATGGGGCTCAGGTAGCCCTCCCGGAAGCCTGTGATGAAGCCGTGGGCCTGGGCGGCTTTTGCCGCCTCCTCCACTTCCTCGTCGGAGGCGTCCTCGGAGCCCCACAGCAGATTGTCCTTCACGGTGCCTGTGAACAGGGTGTTTTTCTGCAGCACCATGCTCACGCTCCTGCGGAGATTGTCCAGCGAATAGTCCCTGACGTTGACGCCGTCCAGCAACACCTCTCCGCTGTCGCAGTCATACAGCCGGGGGATAAGGGAGACCAGAGTGGTCTTGCCGCAGCCGGTGGAGCCTATGATGCCCACCCGGGCGCCGGCGGGAATGGTGAGGCTGACGTCAGAGAGCACCTCCTCCCGGTGATTTTTGTAATAGCGAAAGCTCACGTGGCGAAACTCTATCTCTCCCCGGTCTGCCAGCTTGTCCTTGCAGGCGGCGTCGGCGTCGGTGAGGTCCGGGGCTTCGTCCAGCACTTCTGTGATGCGCCGGGCGGAAGCGAAGGCCCTGGAGGAGGCCATCATGAGAAAGGTGACGAACATCAGGGAGGAGAGTATCTGGGTCACGTAGGTCACAAAGGCTGCCAGGTCGCCCACCTGCATGCCTCCCACTGTGCCCTGTTCCTGCAGCACTATGTTGCCGCCTATCCACAGCACGGCTATGATGGTCAGATTCATGACCACGGTCATCACCGCAGGCATCACTATCATGACTCCCACGGCGGAGAGGCAGGCTTCCTTCAGCCTGCGGTTGGCGCCGGCGAACTTGCGCTTCTCGTAGTCCTCCCGCACGAAGGATTTGACTACCCGCACGTTGGTGATATTTTCCTGGATGGCCGAGTTGAGCCGGTCCAGCTTTTCCTGCATGACGGAAAAGCGGGGAAAGCCTATCCTGATGAGGCTGAACACCGACACGAACAGCACGGGGATGGACACGAAGAACACCGCGGTCAGGGAGGGGCGTATGGCTATGGCCATGATGAGGGCCCCTATCATCATACCCGGCGCCCGGAGACCCATGCGCAGTATCATGCCGGTGAAGTTTTGCAGCTGGGTGACGTCGTTGGTCAGCCTGGTGATCAGGCTGCCGGTGGAGAACTTGTCTATGTTGGCAAAGGAAAAGCTCTGTATCTTGCCGTATATGTCTTCGCGGAGATCGGCTGCAAAGCCCACTGCGGCCTTGCTGCCGAACCAGGCGCCGCCTACGCCTCCCAGACCCATGAGCACCGCCGTCAGGGCCATAAGCCCCGTGTAGCGCAGGGTCTGCCCAGTGGTGAGAGTGCCCAGAGTGCCGCCGGTCACTATGAGGGACATCACCTTGGGCATGACCACCTCGCCTATGACCTCGGCGATCATACACAGGGGACCCAGGATAAAGGCGGGCAGATAGGGCCTGATATACTTATACCATCGTTTCATGTGTACCTCCGGCAAGCCCTGCGGACTGCGCTCCGCAGCGCGCGGGCCGTGCCATAATAAATATTATATATTATCCCCCGTTGTTTTGCAAGGGCCGGGGGGAGGGGCCCGCTTGAAGTTTTTGACGGTTTGTAGTATCATAGTGTAGTGGAATACGGACGACAGGTGCGATATGTTTGATACGGTGTACTCTATAGTGCTGATGGTGCTGCTGGGCTACGGCGCCAAGATGTTGGGGATCTTCAAAGAGAGCGATACCCCCATAGTGAACAACGTCATCCTCTACGTGTGCCTGCCCTGCTTCATAGCCCACTTCGTCATGAACTGCGCTCTGGACAGGGAGATGTTTATGACCCCTCTGGTGGCCATAGTCGTGGAGCTCATCCTGATATTCCTTTCCCTCCCGGTCTGCCGCCTCATGAAGCTGTCCCCCGCCAAGACTATTTCCGTGGTCATGACCGCCTGCTTTGCCAACACCGGCTTTGTGGGCTATCCGGTGATCAGCTCGTTTTTCTCAGACCCCAAAGCCATTCCCACCGCCGTCATCATAGACCAGTTCGGCATGTCCGTGCTGATGCTGTGCACCGCTCCCGTGCTGATGCGGGCGCTGCACAAGGAGGGGGGAGGCTTCAGGCCCGGGGACCTGATGGTGTTTTTCCGCCGGCCGGCCATTCCCGTGTTTTTGCTGTGCCTTTTGCTCCACGGGCTCAGACTGCCCACCTTTCTGGACTCCACTCTGGAGACGGTGGGCAAGGCGGTGGTGCCCCTGTCCATGCTGTCTATCGGCCTGAATCTCAGGATAGACCGCAAATTGCTGCTGGAAATGAGACCCCTCAGCGTGGTCATCATATTCAAATTCGTCTTTTCGCCCCTGCTGGTATATGCGGGAGTGCGTATGCTGGGGCTCAGCCAGCTCATAGGCAACGTGGCTGTGCTGCAGCTGGGGCTTTCCAGCGCGGTCATCGCAGGCATCATGGCCTCGGACAACGGCGGCGACAAGGCCTTTGCCAGCCAGTCGGTGTGCGTGACCACTCTCCTGAACGTGATCTACATACCCGTGTGCGCTTTTTTGCTGGGGATAGTGTGATGAAGGGACTCGTTCACGTCTATACAGGCTGCGGCAAGGGCAAGACCACCTGCTCTCTGGGGCTGGCCCTCAGGGCCCTGGGCTGGGGCAAAAGGGTGTGCATGGTGCAGTTTATCAAGGGCTGGGAGCATACTGGCGAGATGCAGTTTGCCAAAAAGTGCGACGGCTTTGACGTCATACAGACCAACGAGAGCCGGACCCTGAATATCACCAAAGACTTTGCCGAGGCGGCGGGCCCCGCCTGCCGGGAGGCTCTGGCAAAGGCCCGGGAGGTCATCCGGTCCGGCGCCTGGGACGTGGTGATACTGGACGAAGTGAACGGCGCTGTGGATATGGGCTTTGTCAGCCCCGCCGAGATCATAGAGCTGATAAAGGAGAAGCCCGAGGCAGAGGAGCTGATCCTCACAGGCCGCAACGCAAAGCCGGAGGTCATGGAGGCGGCGGATTACGTCACCGAGATGACCCTTGTGAAACACCCCTTTGACAAGGGGGTAAGCGCCAGGAGGGGCGTGGATTTTTGATGAACACATACCATATACTGACGGAATACATGGGGACTCTGTCCCCGGGAGCCGTGCTGTTTTCCGGCGGCATGGATTCGACTCTGGTGCTGTGGGCAGCCCGGGAGGTCTGGGGCAGGGCGGCCCTGGCTCTGACGTTCCACACTCCCACTCTCACAGACAGAGACCGCCGTTACGCCGAGAGCTTTTTGGCCAGATGCGGCGTCCGGTCGGAGACCATACCCATGGACAACCTGCAGGTGCCGGAGGTCAGGGCAAACCGCCGGGACAGATGCTATCACTGCAAAAAAGCCCTGCTGGCAAAGGCCCTGACTCTGGGCCTGCCGCTGTATGACGGCACCAACCGGGACGACGCCGGGATCTACCGGCCGGGGCTGCGGGCCAAGGAGGAAGCGGGAGTCATCTCGCCCCTGGCGGACTGCGGCTTAGGCAAGGAGGAGGTCCGGGAGTGCCTGAGGGAGCTGGGCCTGGGAGAATACGTCCGGGGGTCGGACTCGTGCCTCGCCACCAGATTTCCCTACGATCATCCCCTTTGCCATGAGAGCCTGGACCGGGTGCGGCGGGCGGAGGTGCTGGTCGCAAGCCTTTTGCCCCCCGGCGCCACGGTGCGCTGCAGGGTAAAGGACGGCTTCTTCTCGGTGGAGACCGACAAGCAGTATATACCTATATTGAAAAATGAAGAGACAGCCCTCGAAGCTCTGGGCGCATACGAGATATGCCAAGAAGGCTTCGTGTCGGGCAGACAGGACAAATAATATGGCTACCAAAACCGTGTTCGTGTGCCGGGACTGCGGCTACGAGAGCTCCCGCTGGATGGGCAAATGCCCTCAGTGCGGAGAGTGGAACACCATGGAGGAGGACGTGTCTCAGGTCAAAAAGAGCTCCTCTTCCACCGCCCCGGCAGCCGTGGGCGGCGCTCCCGAAAAGCTGTCGGAGGTGTCGGCTTCTCAGGGCCTGCGCAGCAGCACGGAGCTGGCGGAGCTGGACAGGACTCTGGGGGGCGGAGTGGTCCCCGGCAGCGTGATCCTCATAGGCGGCGACCCCGGCATAGGCAAGTCCACCATACTCATGCAGGCGGCCCAGGGGCTGTGCCGGCAGGGCAGGGTGCTGTATATATCCGGAGAGGAATCCCCGGGGCAGATCAAGATGCGGGCCGACCGTATGGGCATAAAAGGGGAGGACATATACCTCCTGTGCGAGACGGACGTCAATGCGGCTCTCGCCAGAGCGTCGGCTCTGAAGCCCGCTTTTATCATAGCCGACTCCATCCAGACCCTCACGGACGACAGCGTCAGCGGCTCCGGCGGCTCCGTGAGCCAGGTGCGCAACGCCTGCAGCCTGCTGACCCGGGTGGCCAAGACAGAGAACATCCCGGTGTTTCTGGTGGGCCACGTGACCAAGGAGGGCTCCATAGCGGGCCCCAAGGTGCTGGAGCATATGGTGGACACGGTGCTCTATTTTGAGGGCGAAAGGCTCAGCAACTACCGCATACTCCGGTGTGTGAAGAACCGCTTTGGCTCCACCGACGAGATAGGCATATTTGAAATGACCGGCGAGGGCCTCAGGGAGGTGACCAATCCCTCCGCCCTCTTTACCGGCGGCAGGGAGCACCGGGGCGGCTCGGCGGTGGTCCCCGTGCTGGAGGGCACCCGGACCATATTGGTGGAGGTGCAGGCGCTGGTCTCCAAGAGCTACCTGCCCAACCCCCGCCGCATGGCCTACGGCTTTGACCTGAACAGGCTCAGCATGATCATAGCAGTGCTGGAAAAAAAGGTGAATATCCCCTTTACAGCCAAGGACGTATGGGTCAACGTGGCCGGCGGCGTGCGCATCAGCGAAACTGCCGCCGACCTGGCAGTGGCCGCCGCATTGGTGAGCTCCAATCTGGATACCCCTCTGGACCCGGCCGCCGTGGCTCTGGGAGAAGTGGGGCTGGGAGGCGAGCTCCGGCAGGTGTCCTACGCGGACAAGCGATTGGCAGAGGCGGAGAGGCTGGGCTTTGAGACCTGCGTGATGCCCCGGCAGAGAGTGGCCTCCGGCCATATGACAGTCAGGCAGGCCGCTTCGCTGGGCGAAGCCGTGAACCGGCTGCTGAATACGGAGAAGTGATGAGAGAATTGTTGCGAAGCGAGATCACCGGCTGGAAATGGTGGGAGGTCCTGTGGCTGGCAGTGGGCGTGTCGGCGGTGACAGCCGCCTCGCTGCTCTTTCACAGCCCGGGCCTGCGCATATTCCAGGCGGTCTGCGGCGTGGTGTCGGTGATACTCATGGGCAAGGGCAAGCCTCTGGGCTTTGTGTTCGGAGCGGTGAACGCCCTGCTGTATTCATGGGTGTCCTGGCAGGTGCCCTATTACGGCGAAGTGGCCCTGAATATGCTCTACTACGTGCCCGCCAACGTCATAGGCTTTTTTACCTGGCGGCGCTATATGAACAGCGGTACTCTGGAGGTCATCAAGAAGAAGCTGCCCCCCGCAGGCGCTGTGGCCGTCTATGTGGGTACGGCGGCCGCCATAGTGGTGTTTGGCCTGGTCCTGAAGGCCATAAAGGGCAGCCTGCCCTTTGTGGACGCCACCAGCACCGTGGTGGCGGTGGTGGCCATGATACTGGGCATCAGGAGATATTCGGAGACCTGGTTTTTGTGGATCGGCTCCAATACCGTGTCCGTCATCATGTGGGTGTATCAGGTGAACAGGGGCGGCGAGATGGTGAATCTGCCTGTGGTCCTCATGTGGAGCGTGTTTACCGCAAACAGCGTGTTCAGCTGCATCAGGTGGTACAGGGAAGCCTCCCGGAAGTAAGAAAAAAAAGGCAGTCCTGCGGGACTGCCTTTTTTTGCGTTTCGGGGGCGTGACGCCAAAAGGACAGGGTCGGAGACAATGTCTCCGACCCGGTATTTGCAGTCAGCTGTGTCAGAGCTTTTTGGCCAGCATCAGCTTGGTGTTGTCCTCGCCGCCGTTGGCCAGATACAGGAGAGGCATAGGCCTGTCCACTCCTTCGATGTAGGAGGGGCGGGCGTTCCAGGCCTGCTGGCTGAGCACGTTGCAGAGGTCCATCCAGTATTCCAGCACCGCGGGCTTGAGGCCCTCTATCATGTGGATATGGTTGGCGGGCGGGAAGTGCTTGTATTCGTTCATGGTGGCGTATTTGGGCGTCAGGAAGGTGTGAGGCCAGGTGGGGTCCGTCAGGTCCGCAAATTCCTTGCGCATATCTGCAGGTATGTCCGCCGTCTCGGCTTCGTCCCAGCTCATGGAGAAGAGGCCGCTGATCTCAGAATACATCATCCTGCCGGCTATGCCCTTTATGCCGCCGGGGGAATGGAAGCAGGCGGAGTTGCCGCCGCCGATAAAGTAGGCGGGGTCTGCCAGAGGGAAGGTGACGTTCTTCATGAGGGCGTCCACGCTGTCGCCGGGCATGCCGGCCCAGTCAAAGGCTGCGGAGCCGGAGTTGTTGCCGTCCACGAAGCCCTTGCCGGCCCACAGAGCGTTCTCGTCGATGGAGATGCCTTTTTCCGCTGCCAGAGCCTTGATCTCGTCGGGCTCCCACACCTTGCGGAAGTCCATGAAGAGAGGAGCCTTGCCTGCGGTGAGGCAGGAGAAGATGAGCATGGTGAGCATGCCCTGCATGTCCGCTTCGGTGGCGAAGGGGATGGGGGCCTTTTTGCCCTGATGGTCAAAGGTGGAGTTGAAGAAGCACTCGGCTATGTCGGGAGTGGCCATGCCGATGCCCCGCTTGTCGGAGCCCCATTCCAGCTGGTTCATAAAGCCGCCGCCTATGGCGTTCAGGTCCTTGAGGAAGTCTCTGAGCACCAGATACATGGCGCAGGACTCTTCGAACTTGGCTTCGTCGTCCGCATTGTTCAGCTGGACGCCGCCGCTCTTGGCCTTGAGCCAGGAGGCCAGCTCCTTCTGCTCCTTCTTGCAGTAGGCTTCCTTGCGCATCAGGTCGCTGATGAGCTTCATATCCACCCGGGCAAATTCCAGACCGAACTGCTTGCGCACGGGGATGATGTGGGCCATGGCGGTCTCCATACCCATGGAGTCGTGGCCTATGACGGCTACCCGCTTGCCCTTCAGATACTGCTTGGTGACGGCGGCGTGGCACCAGTCCACCAGTCTGTCAATGGTGTCGGGCTTGACCTTGGGGAACATGCCCCGGTCCTCCCAGGTGCCCACGTTCATGTGGATGAGCCTGTACTGGCTGACGGCGCCGGCGGTGGCCTGGGCATACACCACGCCCGGCTTGGGGCCCGCGTTGCCGCAGGTCAGGTTGATGGGAGTATCCTTGGGGAAGTGGGCCATCAGGGAAATGGTGGTCAGCTGGGGGAAGGACCAGGTGTCGGGCACTCCCACCAGAATGTTCACTCCGGCCTCCTTGAAGGCGGCGGCCACTATGTCGGCGGTCTTTTCGCCGTCCACCAGAGTGCGGGAATAGACCACCTGGCAGGGCTCGCCGGTAGGGAGCAGCACTCTGCCTTCGATGGAGTCGGCAATGATCTTGACTATATTGCGGCACCTGTCTCTGACGGTCTCGTCGAGACGGGGGTCGCCGGGGGCAAATACGCCTATGACCGGGTTGTTGGCGCGGTGTGAGTCTGCTAATTCGATAGCGGGCATGTTTAATCTCCTTGTACTTTGTTATGATCTATCTTGATGGCGATAGTGATATACAGATCTTTTTCCTTGGCATCCGCCACGGTGATAGGCTGTCCGTGAGGCATCAGGATGCCGGTGATATAGTAGTTTTCCTGAGCCTTCAGCACCTGTCCCTTTTGGATGTCAAAGGTGAAAAAGGCCGTGTAGGACACGTCTGCCGTGCCCTCATAATCTCTGAAGGTCAGAGCGAATCTGGAGCCCAGCTCCTTTTTCTGCCGGTCCAGGCTGTCCATGGTGAGCACGCCCTTGCCGGTGTCCGGCTTTTGGGAGGCCGCCGAGATGGAGGCCACTCCGTCCCTGACGCTGACCAGGGTGCACACGGTCTTCAGGACGGTGCCGGAAAAGGGATTGATCACCTGTCCGGTCCATCTGGAGGCTGCAGCCTGCTGCCTGAAGTCTCCGCTGCCTCTGGCCAGCGAGGCGAGAGGCGTCACCGGGCCGTCGGGAAGGCTCAGCTGGGGCACCGTGGCCGCCTCGGACATGTTGTCGCCTATGAACAGCTTGTCCTTTGCGGGCAGGAGCCGCATCCCCCGGGGCGTCAGCTCAAAGGGGATGGAAGCGCGCCTGACGGCAGACTGTGACAGGGCGCTGCCCCTGGGGCCTTCGGTCTCTGCCAGCAGCTCGCTGCCGGAGGGAGTGACTGACGAGTCGTAGATGAGCCTGGAGACGGCCTTGGAGCTGCCCGCGTCCGTGGTGATGTCAAAGGTGATGACGCTCCGGACGGCGGCGGGAGCCTGCAGGACCAGAAGGGTGTCAGTCTGGGCCCGGCAGGCCGGGCAGCACAGCAGAGCCCAAAGGACCGCAAGGACCGGAAGGGCCTTCATCATATGATTTCCAGATAGTCCTTGTCGGGCAGGGCCGGGAAGGGGGCCGTGGGCAGTGTCTGGTACCAGTAGGCCACAGAGGCTATGTCGTCCTGGTTGGGCAGGTATCTGCCGCCCGAGCGCCAGCCCAGAGCCTGGATGGTGACCCTGATATCCTGCTCAAAGCGTATGGGATCCATGATGTGCCACCTGTACAGTGAAAATCTCTGCTGGCTCTGATAGGTGCCGTCCGGGCGCACCACGTGGGGCATGCCGGAATAGGGAGAGGCAAACTCGGTGTAGCTGCCGCCTATGTCAAAGTTGTAGCTGCCGCAGAAATAGTCCTCTGTGCCGGTGCCGCAGATGGTGGGATAGTCGGTGTCGCCGTCATAGTAGAATTTGATCTCGCCTTCGCCCCACCAGCCCGTGTTGTTGACCTGCCAGGCCATATAGGTGCCCACGTAGTGGCCCCGGCCTTTGACTCCGTCAAGTATGGTGTACACGCTCTTGTAGGGCAGGGGATTGGTCCGGCGGAACTGGGCGTGAAAATAGGCGCAGTCCTCAGGTATCTCCGTCAGGGTGTAGTCTATCTGATAATACAGCACGAAGTTGTCCGGAGACAGATTTTCCATGGTGATGCGGCAGCGCTTGCGGAAGGGCATCTCAAAATAGCAGTTCATGCCGCTGCGGGGATTCAGACACATGGCCAGGGATCCAAAGGGCTTGGCGTCGGGCCAGCCGGCGGCAAAGAAGTCCGACATGGGGCACTCCACCGAAGGCTGCGTCTGGTCGTCCCAGTATATGCGCAGTATCTGCCAGCGGCTGACGCCGCCGGGGGTCATCCAGATGTGCTGGATGGCGCCGGGACCCTCTATATCTGCCAGCTCTCTCGTCTCCCCGGGCTTGATAAAAATGGATGGGGATATCTTCCAGCCGGGCCCCAGCTCTCTGGCGCAGCCGGCTCCGGTGCCCTCAGTGGCTCTGGCGCCGCCTCCCTTGGCTCCGTCGAAATTCTCGGCGGATATGGAGCGGGTGCGGGCGTCGGACAATCGGGACAGATTGCCCATATTCATTCCCAGTCCGTTAAACATAGGTGTACCTCGCAAGTTCGTAGTTAATATTATTATATCATCAAACAGCCCGGCGTTCAACACCGCCGGAGGGTTTATTTGGTGTCGCCGTAAATATTGTCTTTGATGATGACCCGCTTGCCCTTCTTTTTGTTCACCGGCTTTTTCTGTGTCCACAGAGTGTTCTGGGCAAAGATGCAGGAATTGGCTGTCTTTTCTATGACGATGGGTATGGGGTCCAGAAACACGTTGCAGTAGAATATGCTGTCTGTGACCGTGAGCTGGCCTTCCTCCTGGCGGAAATAGGCTGCTGTCTGAGTCGCGCCGTTGATGGCGTAGAAGTGGCAGCTGTCAAAGACCACGGCTCCCTTGCATTTGACCAGTATGGTCTCCTCCTCAAAGGGCTCCTTGACTATCTGGCAGCCGAAAAAGCCGCAGTTCGAAAACTTGATGGGGCCGTAGTTCTTCTCGTCTATCAGTATCCTGCCGAACATCTGGGAGTTGGTAAAGGACACGCCGCTGTGCCCCTGGGTCTCCTCTATGTGCAGGGCCATGTCGCAGCCGTCCGCTCCGGACTGGCTGCAGAGAAAATTGCCCGGTCCGTCGGGAGCGGAGGTCTTGAAGTGAAAGCCCTTCCAGTAGGAGATGCAGAAGCAGTTGGACACGTATTCCCAGTCGCCTCTGGAGAATATAAAGGCGGTGCCGTGCTTGAGGGTCCAGTCGGTGAGGGGGGCTGTGTCCTGTCCTTCCCGCTGCACGTGGGCGGTCCAGAAGGGCCACAGGTGCACGTTTTCCAGCCTGCCTATGTCATAGCACTTGTCCACGAAAATGCCCTTGTAGATGGCCTGGGCGTAAAAGTTGCGGATGAGGTGCCTGCCTGCCGGGTCGGAGCCGAAGTCTATGGCCTGATAGGGATTGACGAAGAGGCAGTCCAGCACGGCTATGTTGTCTCCGATGCCCGCCACCGTCCAGG
Above is a window of Abditibacteriota bacterium DNA encoding:
- the radA gene encoding DNA repair protein RadA — its product is MATKTVFVCRDCGYESSRWMGKCPQCGEWNTMEEDVSQVKKSSSSTAPAAVGGAPEKLSEVSASQGLRSSTELAELDRTLGGGVVPGSVILIGGDPGIGKSTILMQAAQGLCRQGRVLYISGEESPGQIKMRADRMGIKGEDIYLLCETDVNAALARASALKPAFIIADSIQTLTDDSVSGSGGSVSQVRNACSLLTRVAKTENIPVFLVGHVTKEGSIAGPKVLEHMVDTVLYFEGERLSNYRILRCVKNRFGSTDEIGIFEMTGEGLREVTNPSALFTGGREHRGGSAVVPVLEGTRTILVEVQALVSKSYLPNPRRMAYGFDLNRLSMIIAVLEKKVNIPFTAKDVWVNVAGGVRISETAADLAVAAALVSSNLDTPLDPAAVALGEVGLGGELRQVSYADKRLAEAERLGFETCVMPRQRVASGHMTVRQAASLGEAVNRLLNTEK
- a CDS encoding nicotinamide mononucleotide transporter; the protein is MRELLRSEITGWKWWEVLWLAVGVSAVTAASLLFHSPGLRIFQAVCGVVSVILMGKGKPLGFVFGAVNALLYSWVSWQVPYYGEVALNMLYYVPANVIGFFTWRRYMNSGTLEVIKKKLPPAGAVAVYVGTAAAIVVFGLVLKAIKGSLPFVDATSTVVAVVAMILGIRRYSETWFLWIGSNTVSVIMWVYQVNRGGEMVNLPVVLMWSVFTANSVFSCIRWYREASRK
- a CDS encoding DUF2961 domain-containing protein, coding for MNMGNLSRLSDARTRSISAENFDGAKGGGARATEGTGAGCARELGPGWKISPSIFIKPGETRELADIEGPGAIQHIWMTPGGVSRWQILRIYWDDQTQPSVECPMSDFFAAGWPDAKPFGSLAMCLNPRSGMNCYFEMPFRKRCRITMENLSPDNFVLYYQIDYTLTEIPEDCAYFHAQFRRTNPLPYKSVYTILDGVKGRGHYVGTYMAWQVNNTGWWGEGEIKFYYDGDTDYPTICGTGTEDYFCGSYNFDIGGSYTEFASPYSGMPHVVRPDGTYQSQQRFSLYRWHIMDPIRFEQDIRVTIQALGWRSGGRYLPNQDDIASVAYWYQTLPTAPFPALPDKDYLEII